One stretch of Epinephelus lanceolatus isolate andai-2023 chromosome 15, ASM4190304v1, whole genome shotgun sequence DNA includes these proteins:
- the bahd1 gene encoding uncharacterized protein bahd1: MVKAQRSQPVKCGKPRKEKGSKEKGGGVKKVKKRKNELRGRKKKDKKELHRHRKKTLAVGDGDALDCCVLLTRLEEKGVVGKAKDALKNGKQKAGKVKKKLHSSSSHRRTKSGLKKTYAANQQALEPKINQSDALLMFPAHVFEPRRRRMASLNAEAVNSLLLFRDESVASNLAKKRQPSNEDKAKESLTKTEHKGHKTKKVPPGGKADPKERPKKQRRSTAEAQNIDWLALFAPTPRRQAGLTAATLLKLTSAQYGSKRQKKAESKAGSGCEAAATTQDEISGKQLLGETTLTKRTTHPKHEDQLKHIKQGTEDPVHSQLDSTIQGCCSLCKSEALDPEWAGPAGGQECLKRELHRGSSLGFSLKTIKEEQVEAEVSSCYCCSQERCVEYCHRLALFLEDKTLKEPEDGSLSEVFHHHHHHHHHHHHHLQPPHSVTHPASITISPHTYTCFPGYYVHFSHPDTSPSPIPPLALCPKSGKRPKLLPSTGPQPSGITHPVYCCTSVEACYGEPCRINGYSSYTSVIPAIARGGCSFSTTDCTKCNHSIKRDDYSSTLNDHHSPSSIPICPSPRTLTGCPVPTVPPAGQSVPHVQTPLSDPSQPQPPLQVAKECPQSAKSPSGSRSGARGTGSISSAVCPLNRDKKQKLGSASDAGRTVAKQPKNGRQKSTNGWRPVGLPFQKEVFSVGEETLVLRKCFEGVQRDGELIRVRDTVLLKSGPRKKSLPYVAKISSLWEEPESGELMMSLFWYYRPEHTQGGRNPSIHCENEIFASRHQDVNSVACIEDKCYVLTLAQYCRFCALVKRRREGVRDCAASLMVPPVVGNTMPTHHCVPDDVDPELVFFCRHVYDFRYGRLLKNLQ; this comes from the exons ATGGTGAAAGCTCAGCGGAGCCAGCCTGTGAAATGCGGGAAGCCGCGGAAGGAGAAAGGAAGCAAGGAGAAAGGAGGTGGcgtgaaaaaagtgaaaaagagaaagaacgagttgagagggaggaaaaagaaGGATAAGAAAGAGCTACATCGACACAGAAAGAAGACACTGGCAGTGGGTGATGGAGACGCGCTGGACTGTTGCGTCCTGCTCACCCGTCTGGAGGAGAAAGGAGTTGTGGGTAAAGCAAAGGATGCACTAAAAAATGGGAAACAAAAGGCGGGGAAAGTCAAGAAGAAGCTGCACTCCAGCTCCAGTCACAGAAGGACCAAATCTGGACTTAAGAAAACTTACGCAGCCAATCAGCAAGCACTGGAACCAAAAATCAACCAATCTGACGCCTTACTCATGTTTCCCGCACATGTCTTTGAGCCCCGCAGGCGGAGGATGGCCTCTCTCAATGCTGAGGCCGTCAACAGcttgctgctcttcagagatgaGTCTGTCGCGTCAAATCTCGCAAAGAAACGGCAGCCTTCTAACGAAGACAAAGCTAAAGAAAGTCTCACTAAAACTGAACATAAAGGTCAtaaaaccaaaaaggttcctcCGGGAGGGAAAGCGGACCCAAAAGAAAGACCTAAAAAACAGAGGCGGTCAACAGCGGAGGCTCAGAACATTGACTGGTTGGCTTTGTTTGCGCCTACGCCTCGGCGTCAGGCAGGCCTCACTGCTGCAACGCTGCTCAAACTCACCAGCGCCCAGTACGGAAGCAAACGACAAAAGAAGGCGGAGTCCAAGGCGGGGAGTGGGTGTGAAGCAGCAGCTACGACTCAGGATGAGATTAGTGGTAAGCAACTGTTGGGAGAAACAACGCTGACCAAAAGAACAACACATCCCAAACACGAGGACCAACTGAAGCACATAAAACAGGGTACAGAGGATCCGGTTCATTCCCAGCTGGACTCCACCATCCAGGGTTGCTGTAGCTTGTGTAAAAGCGAGGCTTTGGATCCGGAGTGGGCGGGCCCTGCAGGGGGACAGGAGTGTCTCAAACGGGAGCTTCACCGCGGCTCTTCGCTCGGATTCTCCTTGAAAACAATCAAAGAGGAGCAGGTGGAGGCCGAGGTGTCTTCCTGCTACTGCTGCTCCCAGGAGAGGTGTGTCGAGTACTGTCACAGACTGGCCCTCTTCCTGGAGGACAAGACCTTGAAGGAACCAGAGGACGGCTCACTGTCTGAGGTGttccaccatcatcatcaccaccatcaccatcaccaccatcatcttcAGCCACCTCACTCCGTAACCCACCCAGCATCCATAACCATCAGCCCGCACACGTACACCTGTTTCCCCGGCTACTACGTCCACTTCAGTCACCCGGACACCTCCCCCTCCCCCATACCGCCCCTCGCTTTGTGCCCAAAGAGCGGCAAGAGACCCAAGCTGCTCCCCAGCACTGGTCCGCAGCCCTCAGGGATTACCCATCCAGTGTACTGCTGCACCTCAGTGGAGGCGTGCTATGGAGAGCCCTGCAGGATCAACGGCTACTCCTCCTACACCAGTGTGATTCCAGCCATCGCCAGAGGAGGGTGCTCCTTCAGCACCACAGACTGCACCAAATGTAACCACAGCATCAAAAGAG ACGACTACTCATCCACCCTCAATGACCATCACAGTCCCTCCTCCATCCCCATCTGTCCCAGCCCCAGAACCCTCACTGGCTGCCCCGTTCCCACTGTGCCTCCAGCCGGCCAATCAGTGCCCCACGTTCAGACTCCGCTGTCCGACCCCAGCCAACCGCAGCCTCCGCTGCAGGTGGCGAAGGAGTGCCCGCAGAGTGCCAAGTCGCCCAGCGGGTCGAGGTCTGGCGCACGCGGCACCGGCAGCATCAGCTCGGCTGTCTGCCCTCTCAACAGGGACAAGAAGCAGAAGCTGGGCTCTGCCAGTGATGCAGGGCGAACGGTTGCCAAGCAGCCGAAGAACGGCCGCCAGAAATCCACCAACGGCTGGCGGCCAGTTGGCCTGCCCTTTCAGAAGGAGGTTTTCTCTGTG GGAGAGGAGACGCTGGTGCTGAGGAAGTGTTTCGAGGGAGTCCAGAGGGACGGGGAGCTGATTCGGGTCAGAGACACTGTTCTGCTGAAATCTGGACCTAGAAAGAAGTCTCTGCCTTACGTGGCCAAGATCTCATCTCTGTGGGAAGAGCCGGAGTCAG GAGAGCTGATGATGAGTTTGTTTTGGTACTACCGTCCAGAACACACACAGGGGGGACGCAACCCTAGTATACATTGTGAG AATGAGATCTTTGCGTCTCGTCACCAGGATGTGAACAGTGTGGCCTGTATTGAAGACAAATGCTATGTCCTAACATTGGCACAGTATTGTCG ATTTTGTGCCTTGGTAAAACGCCGTAGGGAGGGTGTGCGCGACTGTGCCGCCTCCCTCATGGTGCCACCTGTTGTCGGCAACACCATGCCCACCCACCACTGTGTGCCCGATGACGTCGACCCAGAGCTGGTGTTTTTCTGTCGACACGTCTATGACTTCCGCTACGGACGCCTCCTCAAGAATCTGCAGTAG